The Gouania willdenowi chromosome 22, fGouWil2.1, whole genome shotgun sequence nucleotide sequence TTTTATCGATTTGTTGTTGCAGCCTTATCCTTTGCATTTAGTTTTACATTTGCTTCGGAGCTGAAAGAACTTTATAAATCAGAGATTTACATTGAtcaaatttacaaaaacatgtCTGAGAGGATCTAAAGTAATTGGTTTGATCTCACTTCCCTCCAAAGATCATTTCTGTTGACCCGGATCCAACCATTGTGGTGCTGAACGTCCCTGATGCTTTGGCCACTGAGATCCCAGCGTCTCAGCTGCCGTTTACAGAAGGAACCGTGAACATCAGTGTGATGAACCAAAAAACATGGACGTCAGACCAGGTTAGTAAGAGTTTGAAAACActaaaaagtttgaaattaaCTTTGCTTTGGCTGCTAgaattagttttgtgttttctctctcAGGCTAGCATCTTCTTTTGGGACTCTGGCTGACACAGACTTTGATCTTGAGCAGTAAGTGACGTGCACTCACTATCACTCAGTAAAGTGCTGGAGGCTAGAATCAATGGGTTTGTGTTGCGTTCCCAACAGGCTCTCTCCTTCTGTACTGCATGGCTTCACTTGTACTTCTGCCCAAAACATGAGCACTGCTGTGATCCAGCAGCTGGTCCATGCCAGCAGGCCAAGAAACAACACAGCCAAGGTGGTGCTCCAGGAATCACAGGTACACACATGGAAAATGTTCCTTCATACCCTGTTTAAAGAACACAACTATTTCTACTGGGTTACTGTCTCTGTTCTCAGTCTTCATTtaaatcatacacacacacacacatacacacacagattaaTAAATGGTTAGACATGAATGCGTCTGTGTTTTATTGAATATCTATTAAGCCGTATGACATGTCAAATTGCACATTGGcgacggttacatgatgttttttcatttaaaatgagttattccaaattaaaatatttggaaattaaagtgttctgctttgtgtttacatataaaataataattccaaGCAGAGGCCTAAATGGAAAACTGccttatttggctttatttaattctgctttaggtccgGGGGTTGggaaaggctctgattggacagggggcgaacttGACGTattatcacgtctatcgggaaaaacacacaacaaacctttcaCTTTCATCCGCTGAGCACAAGACGAGATAGACGACTGTAcattggtcaatcaaagccagtggTTAATGCCACAGCTGTTCTACTTCCACTCTACAGGACGTTGAgtgaaaaaattacttttataaTGATCCGCGCATCATTAGTGAAACTGGTGCTTTATgccccgatgaagcctgttccatttgccgatgtccgtgtgtgtccccgtgtgaatgtccacatgtttattCTTCCGTCCATGCTCAGAACAACCTGAATGAACTTAAAGcgtaattaaacatttacaaaacagaGAAGAATAAACTTGCCTCCTAATTCGAATTTAAGTTTAACTCGGTATTAAATTTGTATTAGGGAATAAAAGTTTACAAGGAtaatttaaagaggatttaccttttattctgaataaaacaggaattaaagctcccatgtaaacgatGCCAATGAGGTAGAAGTGTGTGCTGCTTTGTgttgaaataaaatggatttctttcctttttctctcCTCCAACTCTTCAGCTGCTGTGCATGTACAACCTTCTCAGTGGGAATCTATCTCAGAGCTTCACAGATTATCCTGCAGACATGCTTCTGTTTCTTCAAGTGagaacttcttttttttaccaagtacttttttacaacttttctttcttttgttttaccGACTATCCAATCACCTAATGCCGTATTTTTAACTCTACAGTAACAGCAACATCGAGAAAGACAACTGTGTGTCCTACTTCTCTGCCCTGAGTGTAGCAGACTTCTCTGTGGCCTCGCAAACTTTACAAAGAGGCTCAATCCTCTTCAGTGAAGCCTTATCCTGCTTGGTGAGCTCCACAACATTTGGGTTTATGATTACACAATATTAATGTATAAAACATGTTAACATATTTCTGCTGGAATGTTTTACGCCGTCCTTTTTTTCTCTATAACATTTAGGAAAAAACTGACTTCAACTTGAGTCGTAGCAATGTTGAGGTCCTGGGAAACATGGCCTGTACTTTAAATGCATCGTACATAGAGAATGCAGATCCACTCATTTTGGAGAAGCTCAAAGTGTGCAGTAGCTTGGATGACAGCCAGGTGGCGGCAATGGAAACACTGTTACTGTCTGGGAAAACACAATACGGGTAAAAGAATGAAATCCTCttgagcagacatgggcaactggcggcccccgggggcacatgaatgaatgaatgaatgaatgaaagtttATGCAGCCCTCCatctaaatgcacaaaattcttTCAgcgtcacacaaaatgacaaataaaaatacacaaaacagaaatatacaaaaatgaaagaaaaaagatacaaaacgacaacaaaaatacacaaatccttTGTTGttccctgtgttaatgctcagattggtcagtattataaatgctgacattaatgttgatcatgtgaccctcagatcagatacaattacCGTACATTTTTGTGACCTTGTAAATACCAATGACAGGGACTTTTTAGGGATTCTGTGTTAAATCACTGGCTTGTTTTAAGAGGCTGGATCATTAGTTTGAAGGGTTAGATAAATGAGATGATGACAACCATCGGACACCAAAATATACACgatcaacacattttaaaaacatctaaagtCTAAAAACATTCCAAACTAAACCGTTTGGTTGAACAAAAcgttgtttctttctttttgttttttagaaatatcacaACATGGACAAAGGAAACACTGGCGGACCTTGGGATCCTGCCTTTGTATTTCACCAGAAAACATATGGAGCAGGTTAACATTTGTAAGTGTTCAGAGTGACTTTTGAATAAACTCTGTCTGTTTCGTTTAGTCATGAAGCCCAGTGTTTCATTCTTTTTATAATTCCTATATTTTAGACGGTGAAAAGAAGGTTCTTCAAGGTCTTCTTTCCCAGTCTGAGGACAAACGGGACAAGCCCCCAAGACTTTAAAGCCTCTTTGTTCAGATCAGCACAATAAGAGTTAAACGTGGAGCAGGTGAgtgatttttaaacatttttattcctCCACCAACTAGTAGGAAATATCACAATCTGCTCTGTAATCATGTCACCTGTGTGAGGTGATAATCAGTATGTAAAGCTGTACACTGCTATCAGCTGCTTGTTACTGCCAGAAAAAACCAGTGTGTGCAAATCACTAATGTAATGTGTATGTAGTTTAACTCTCATCTTCTTTTATTAACTTCATCAGGCTGCACTGTGGGTAATATCACCCAGGTGACAGTGAACGACGGCTCCTTTCCTTTTGGTTACGATTCAACACAGTTTGACCTTTGCCTGGACATCCCAGCTCTGAAGGAAAACCTGAACTCCATCTGCAAGGCTGTGTATGATGAGGGTTTCCAGAGGATCATTCTGCAAGAAACTCAACCAGGTGTGTGGCCTGGGGGCTCTGTGCAGCTCCACTGCATGTTTCTGACTCTCATTAATACTTTCAAACACAGCTATCCAGATGTGAAGGTGGGCGAGCTTTAGAAAATTGGATGATGAAGAATGATGAAGCCATCATTGACACAAACGCACTTACGTCACATTTGAAACACAAACTACAGGCAGCTCTTGCAAATGTTTACAAAAGGACCCATATTATACTGCTTTTCACACCATTTCACATCAAGTCCAACAAAatataattcaaagtgttttggCCCAAACACATCAGTCGTCCAAAATTGCTGCAGTCTAAAAAGTATCTCTCAGGAGCTCCCCTTAGAACAGGCTGTTTCTGGGTTTACTTCTGGGTATGCAAATAAGCTGTGCCTGACCACGCCCACTTCATTTCTCGCTCTGGCAGAGGGGCGTTCAAACATCTTATATTGAATATCTCCTGATATTATTTGCTCTTGCGTGTTAATGGACACAGCATTAGCAGCAGTAACTGAGTAGTGTTAGCTtatgtgctaatgctacacagACACTTTAACAAATACCAGGTAATCATGCTCGATAGGCTAATGCATTAGAAGACACATAAATTATATGAATTTACATCTTCCACTTTTGTGCTTTAGTCATGAAGTGTTGGTACGCCCTCGTGATTTATCCTTTAGTCTTGAGCTCAGTAGGAGGAGCTATTCCCCTtttgatctctcatccaaaggtgcgctgctacctcctatgtgtcacctattattttgctatctggctcacaggctgggggtaccCCCGCCTTTcccgacacgcagggatgaTCCGTTTAGCCCTggtagttgatggttttatctcaccatctcaacattatcaataatccacacatgttctgtgttagtatgtggagctgtgagctgctggatacttcacaatatcactctgtagcaccataatctcactcgttcctgcttctcctccccagctaatggtagcatcagtggctaatctctcatctaaagatgtactgctgccatcttcagggcacagttggtcactacaacacccccacagtttagatattgatgagggacctccgccagggtgttttctagtaatccccgtgaaaaaaacgcaaatgacgagttatctcgtcaatagcactgagcgtttggatttgaaatgacgagttatcttgtcaatggcactgagtgagttaatatgGGAAGAAGGAATCCTACATTGTCACTTTTGAAGCCTCATAATGAAGCTATGGAGAAAACATATTACAGTTAGATAACCATTAAACAGTGACATTTGTATAATTATGGGACCTTTGATAAATGAATAATGATCATTTTGGCAGTGGCTTGGAATTCagctttgaaaaaaacaactatttatcTAGAAAAGTTTGTAAAGTGACTAAAGAGAGTTATATAGACTAGGACGTAGCAAAACTTGACTTTTGTTTTTCCAACGATCCACAACAGAAGAATagcagaacattttttttcGGGGATAGCTGCAATAAACATCAGAGCAAACAGAAACCAGTTTTATGATCTAATAACACCAAACTTACTCTATTCTAATTAAAACAgactaatgctagttttaactcattttatccACTATAGATGCACTATTTAGgatgtgtttttgcattttgcaTTAACATGACTTTTGTTGTCTTGTGGTCTTAAAGGCTTACCCATCAGGTTGTCCCAGAGCCACAGGTCAAGGTGCTACATTCAGTGTCCAGGACAGCTACAGTGCAGGACATCTCCAAGTGGAGCATCACCCAAATTGAAACACTGGCAGCTTTGATGAAATCTGATGAGGGATCCTGGGAGTCAGCCAAGTAAATAATTCAGGGCCTTTCTAAAGTATAGCATTACAATTCTAGTGATGTGTATCAGTTGGaccattgtgtgttttattttctttttttagagcAAAGCAATCATCACTAAGTATCTGCAAACCACCAGGCAAGTCTCTGGGTAGCTCTGAGCTAAATGTTATCAACTCCAACTTGTGCTCATTAGACACAGCACCTTGAAGACAATCACAGCAGCCAACATCAGGTTAGTGCAACGCAATCTCACATTTATGGTTTTGTGCATGTGATCTTGATTTTTTGTGCCGCTTGGAACGACAATatgtttgagataaaaaaaaatactcactgTGATGctttttttatctcatcattATCAGGGTGGCCAAACCTTTGGACGTTACCTCGTGCTCAGCGGAGCAGAAAAGAATCCTGTACGAGATCAGTAACATGTCCTTCAGCTCAGTGCGTTCCACTCCCAGCAGCTTCTACACTCTGATTAAAAACTACCTCGGTAAACAATCACGTTCCCACATTTACGACCATATACCTCATGTCTCTCAAAGCTGCTCTAAATTTTtactgatgtgttttttttttaattgtgacaGGTGGAGCACCTCTAGCAGACCTTCTGGAAATGTCAAAGCAGAATGTCAACATGGACATACAGACGTTCCAAAGATTGTCTCCTGAATTCATCAATGTAAGACCAACAGATGGATAAAtgctgttgtaaattgctttgtATAGTAATCAAAGGATAAGATGCATCTTTtacataatatcacacaatCTGCTACACAACcagattgttttggttttttttatttttctatcctccatttgagttgaaaagctggaagtatgtccagagttaagGTCAAATTAAAGCAAGGTTATTAGTGAACTGCAATTTCATTCGTCTTTCATGTTTTcactttaaaggtagggtagatcatttcctccagatacatttttttaagcttttggttgaaattgtctttatgtcctgacagaaattaagatcttatgttctctgaaaaaggaacgaagaaaatcgtAGCAGCTCTAAACCTGTAAAACTTCAaccaatgtttttttattaaccaatcacgtctccctgtctccctgctcgttctcgaccctcACGAGCCCGTCACGAAGCGCGTCATcggtgacagagttaaaactgagtttttaatcacatattttaacatatataataatgataaagtttagtgtttacttaccgctgaatgagacatgagacgacaatgtttctacagtttttatggAATGgtatgtaaagaaaaaaaactgtaagaaaaaaaatctaattacaCTGTTAACACAAGCAAAAATGTTTGGTGAATAGATTGTATATATCTAGAAAATCAACATTCATTCATCTTGGTAATATTCCTGTTCTCCATTTTAATTCCCACAGGGTCTGACGGTGGACAACGTGAGAGCCCTCCTGGGTTCCCACTTACCAGATATCAAGCTGTTTGAGAATGATGTGGTGGTTGAAAACTGGGTGAACATGCAGCGACAGTCAGACCTGGACGAACTCGGTTTGGGCCTAGTCACCAACAGGACTGACCCAACCGCTGCCACACCCAGCTCCAACAACACCACTGCCACGCCCAGCTCCAACAACACCACTGCCACGCCCAGCTCCAACAACACCACTGCCACGCCCAGCTCCAACAACACCACTGCCACGCCCGGCTCCAACAACACCACTGCCACGCCCAGCTCCAACAACACCATTGCCACGCCCAGCTCCAACAACACCACTGCCACGCCCAGCTCCAACAACACCATTGCCACGCCCAGCTCCAACAACACCACTGCCACGCCCAGCTCCAACAACACCACTGCCACGCCCAGCTCCAACAACACCACTGCCACACCCAGCTCCAACAACACCATTGCCACGCCCAGCTCCAACAACACCACTGCCACGCCCAGCTCCAACAACACCACTGCCACGCCCAGCTCCAACAGCACTGGCACTACACCCAGCTCACCGCTGCAATGacagtaaataaaaaaggatGTCCACACATAGAATTTCATGTACAATGATAATTATGAATAACGATAGTTTCATATGCAACTTCGATTCTATGAATCCCGAAAGCACTGGATTTCTGCATCTCATGAGCACCTATACCATCAAAGTTACCTGTGACCCCCCAAAGTTTCATTGTCACCGGTGGATTTTTTCCTCAGGAAACCACGGTGATTCTGAGTGGACTGAACGCTCTGGCGGTCatccgggattcatagaaccctAGTTACATACATAACTTTTGTTCTATTTCCATCCCTTCTGACCGGCAGAGGCAATGCTTTAGCAACTGGATGAAGCAATGTCAACAGTGTCATAAGGAATCCGGACACCCCACCTCACACACTGGATGCTGAGGGATTGATGGCCAAGACCTCTCCCAGAGAAAGAGTCGTAGCCACGTTAACCCTGTAGAATCTGGTAAAGGTGCTGGTTGAGGTCCACGAGGCTGCAGAACAACTGACTCAATGGGTACTCCCATCAAAGATGCCCATGAGGTAGATACACTCCTCGTTGAGTGACATCTTACCCCCATTGGGTGGAGAGAGAGCACTGGCTCTGTAGCCATGCGTAACGGCATCTACCACCCAGTGGGATAACCTCTGTTCTGATAGGGCCCTGACCCTAGCAGACAAACAGCTGCTCGCATTGACATATGCTTGATGTGGCGTTAATGTAAGTCTCCAGGTCCCAAACTGGGCACAGCAGTTCTGACCCCTCCTTTGATGATGGTTCAAAGCGGACCAGCCGGATCGGCTGGTTAGCACACAAGGGTGACAACACCTATAGAAGAAAGACCTCGTTTGGTTCACAACGTGTCCCTTACCCTCAGAGTGCCACCTCATGCATGTGTCTTCCACTGACATGACATGTAGTTTCACCAACTTGCTTAGCTGAGACGATGGCTAGGAGAAATGCTGTTTTGACAGACACCCACTTGAGATCCACTTGTGACAAGGGTTTCGAAGGGTTGTCGACTCAGTACTGCAAGTACCAGGGGCAGATACCATGCCGGAGCCTTCTGAATCCGTAGAGGTCGGAGCCCTAAGGCCCCTTTCAGAAAGCGGGTCACCTACTGTAGCGAGCATGTCTGCTGGTTATAGCGGGCAACAAAGACCTTAAGCTTGGACTGTGAGTGGCACTATCCAGGAGGGACTGAAGAAATCCATGACAGCAGTCAGCGGGTGGAGTACTGTGTGAGAACCTCCTGAACTTGTTCTCATATCAAGTTTGGGTGGATGGTGCCAACGCTTTCAGGATGGTGGCTTTTTAAGCAATCATTAcagtcattcagcagtgggtaAGCCCCTGCAAGGGCCAGGCCCACAGTTAGATATGTCCTGGGTCTGAGTGCCAGATCTGACACCCCAGGTGCGAGAGGAGATCTCTCCTGTCGAGGAGGCACCACGGCTGACAGCGACAGAGCATGCACAACAGGGGAAACCAGGTCCTCCCCGGCCACCGAGGAGCCACCAACAGCAGGCTGTGGCCCTGCTCAAAGACCCTGTGTAGCGTTGACAAGAtcagttttcatttttcagttacaattacgcctTCAATTATCCATCTTCAATTTTGATGAAACCGCTTCTTTCTGAAAACaggttcccagtaatccaattcctctgaatcgtttgtttgcttgcctgtctATTCCGcgtatcggttcctcttacgtcgcaaataTGTAacaataaactcctccaggtcttgttttattatgtttatgctagcaccgagtgaagctccttccaccatatagttgtttgctgtccaccgtggagaatccacctcctccacccacagcAGCACTGTCCTCcttgctgtgtttgtagcgtctctgttgctacgctactcacttcTGGGTTCTGTTCACTCGCGCAAAAGTTGCTTGTTGCActgacttttcttttgaaaacaacaaacttcagcaagaacacacaccttGTCGCCAATTtctgtcctcataacaagtaatcagacacgggagACGGAGTGGTACTGATcattgtctttagtttgctctttcacacgttcacacacTGATggacgtcacatgtaacaatttatagaatgtaaacaaaggctaaactaaagctttaccgtttaaCTACATAGGAAGTGCAGCTGTAcatttggttaatatgttcttttttacagaataattattttgttttatgtgtgaattagttttggatcaagttgttcaagttcaaaaggagcactgtaaatattctcaaatgtttgtagccaaaatgtgtcatatgtttgtaataataataataataattcattaattttatatagcgcttttgtatatattattattcagtGAAAAACAATCtatggctccttgggggcttttcgggtgtgtatggggggggcaatggcagcctctcggcttgggaccttgggggcgttcggggggctgcttggccgtggggtggtcgccgggggcccctagatctctcgctctttatgctggcccgactgcttcttcgggcccgggggcggcttatgggttttgcagtagcggctcttggaatcacatttgtcatggacgcactggc carries:
- the LOC114456539 gene encoding cell wall protein DAN4-like → MSFSSVRSTPSSFYTLIKNYLGGAPLADLLEMSKQNVNMDIQTFQRLSPEFINGLTVDNVRALLGSHLPDIKLFENDVVVENWVNMQRQSDLDELGLGLVTNRTDPTAATPSSNNTTATPSSNNTTATPSSNNTTATPSSNNTTATPGSNNTTATPSSNNTIATPSSNNTTATPSSNNTIATPSSNNTTATPSSNNTTATPSSNNTTATPSSNNTIATPSSNNTTATPSSNNTTATPSSNSTGTTPSSPLQ
- the LOC114456263 gene encoding mesothelin-like protein, with amino-acid sequence MACTLNASYIENADPLILEKLKVCSSLDDSQVAAMETLLLSGKTQYGNITTWTKETLADLGILPLYFTRKHMEQVNIYGEKKVLQGLLSQSEDKRDKPPRL